One genomic window of Dethiosulfovibrio russensis includes the following:
- a CDS encoding pyridine nucleotide-disulfide oxidoreductase/dicluster-binding protein: MDNRRMRELEEMCIQEDPPFCQAACPLGMDGRGLCSDLAAGTVDKARAKVEEGLPLPLLLCCICDEPCKKACPKGRSGDPISMALLERYSLENGKAPRKRPSFLSPRTDRIALVGSGLAAMAALESLRAKRYLPQVYIPDGDLAARLREDDRLPRDLLDETLERLLEGLNVAAESPSLEKLSEFDGVVIADGSPLRYPGPTDDITFATEVTGLFSLPLPSDSPSTEARRGLEAVLSLERHLQGASLESERTKKADRNTRLRAPEDDTPSEAIVPSGGTYSSEEATAEAARCLTCQCLICHPWCLYLQEYGGSPRKYIRTYHNNLIINKGNRTANRMIDSCTLCGLCAEVCPTGLDVGQASLESRRKMVDTGHMPPSHHDYPLRDMASALEETDFLLDPTGGSPEWLFFPGCQLGASEPRWVTESYRYLTDRLESVALWVSCCGAPARWGGREALYMDVMDLWIDRWEELGRPKVVTACSTCHGLLKERLPEGTAVTLWETMDKLGLPEEGAISAETVTVSDPCTARDDRTAREAVRNLLRRRGLALEEHPRSGRTTECCGFGGLVFSANPDLAKRSAARRVQEAGHPMVVSCAMCRELYARTGHPTWHILELLLSPEGKAPSPRPFPGWSARRENRKKLKAEMTSGTTPKKPSESLVMDEELRQNLDDRWIIEEEILKVIEEAQSGGSRLRRKDSDVYLAYSVLGERTLWVEYSPEGDRWRIHDSYSHRMTIQEVTR; encoded by the coding sequence ATGGACAACCGCCGGATGAGGGAACTGGAAGAAATGTGCATCCAGGAAGATCCTCCATTCTGTCAGGCAGCATGCCCTCTGGGCATGGACGGCAGGGGGCTCTGTTCCGATCTGGCGGCGGGAACGGTCGACAAGGCCAGAGCTAAAGTGGAGGAGGGGCTTCCCTTGCCCCTCCTCCTCTGTTGTATATGCGACGAGCCCTGCAAGAAAGCCTGCCCTAAGGGACGCTCCGGAGACCCCATCTCCATGGCACTTCTGGAGCGCTACTCCCTGGAGAACGGCAAGGCCCCGAGAAAGAGACCGTCCTTCCTGTCGCCAAGAACGGACCGAATAGCCCTCGTGGGCTCCGGGCTAGCCGCCATGGCCGCCCTGGAGAGCCTGAGGGCTAAACGCTATCTGCCCCAGGTATACATCCCGGACGGAGACCTCGCCGCCCGACTGAGAGAGGACGACAGGCTGCCTCGGGATCTGCTGGACGAGACGTTGGAACGACTTCTGGAAGGGCTGAACGTAGCGGCGGAGAGCCCTTCTCTGGAGAAGCTGTCCGAGTTCGACGGGGTCGTCATAGCAGACGGATCTCCCCTGAGATACCCCGGGCCAACGGACGACATCACCTTCGCCACCGAAGTGACCGGACTGTTCTCCCTGCCCCTGCCGTCCGACTCCCCTTCCACCGAGGCCAGGAGAGGGCTGGAGGCGGTCCTCTCCCTGGAGAGACACCTACAGGGGGCCTCCCTTGAATCGGAACGAACGAAAAAAGCCGACAGAAACACCAGGCTGAGGGCACCGGAGGACGACACCCCATCGGAGGCGATCGTCCCCAGCGGGGGAACCTACAGCTCCGAGGAGGCCACAGCCGAGGCGGCCAGATGTCTTACATGTCAATGTCTCATATGCCATCCCTGGTGTCTGTATCTACAGGAATACGGGGGGTCGCCTAGAAAATATATAAGGACCTATCACAACAACCTCATAATCAACAAAGGAAACAGGACGGCCAACAGGATGATAGACTCCTGCACCCTATGCGGGCTATGCGCCGAGGTCTGCCCGACCGGTCTGGACGTAGGGCAGGCCAGCTTGGAGTCCAGGAGAAAGATGGTGGATACCGGCCACATGCCGCCGTCGCACCACGACTACCCCCTCAGGGACATGGCCTCCGCCCTGGAGGAGACAGACTTCCTGCTGGATCCCACCGGTGGCTCGCCCGAATGGCTTTTCTTCCCTGGATGCCAGCTGGGGGCATCCGAGCCTCGCTGGGTAACAGAATCCTACCGCTACCTTACGGACCGGCTCGAATCCGTCGCCCTATGGGTAAGCTGCTGCGGCGCTCCCGCCAGATGGGGAGGCAGAGAGGCCCTCTACATGGACGTAATGGACCTGTGGATCGATAGATGGGAGGAGCTGGGCCGTCCCAAGGTCGTGACCGCCTGCTCCACCTGCCACGGCCTGCTGAAGGAAAGGCTTCCGGAGGGAACAGCCGTCACCCTGTGGGAGACGATGGATAAACTGGGCCTTCCTGAGGAGGGAGCAATCTCCGCCGAGACTGTCACCGTAAGCGACCCCTGCACTGCCAGAGACGACCGGACAGCCCGAGAGGCGGTCAGAAACTTGCTTAGAAGGCGGGGGCTGGCCCTGGAGGAACATCCCCGTTCCGGCAGGACCACCGAATGCTGCGGCTTCGGAGGGCTGGTCTTCTCAGCCAACCCTGACCTGGCGAAGAGATCCGCCGCCAGAAGGGTACAGGAGGCAGGACACCCTATGGTGGTATCCTGCGCCATGTGCCGGGAGCTATACGCCAGGACCGGTCACCCCACCTGGCATATACTGGAACTGCTACTCTCCCCCGAGGGTAAGGCACCGTCGCCCAGGCCGTTCCCCGGTTGGAGCGCCAGACGGGAGAACCGCAAGAAGCTCAAGGCCGAGATGACGTCGGGAACGACCCCGAAAAAACCGTCCGAATCGCTCGTCATGGACGAGGAACTGAGGCAAAATCTGGACGACCGATGGATAATAGAGGAGGAGATTCTCAAGGTCATAGAGGAAGCCCAGTCGGGAGGTTCCAGGCTGAGGAGAAAGGACTCGGATGTATATCTAGCCTACTCTGTTCTGGGTGAGAGGACCCTATGGGTAGAGTACTCTCCCGAAGGAGA
- a CDS encoding molybdopterin-dependent aldehyde oxidoreductase, translating into MSKLSKKRIEVNGVQMDVAADENEMLVNVIRRQLGLTGTKLGCGKGQCGACNVIMDGKVVRSCITKWSKVPECAEILTVEGLGTPTALHAIQWAFIANAAVQCGFCTPGFIMAAKALLDENPSPTREEVREWFQKTRNVCRCTGYRHIVDAVMEAAEVLRGEKPMTDFAKKLNPDGTLWGSSYPRPSAAFKVTGLWDFGDDARDKLPEGALYAAIAQAEVSHANIKSIDTSEAEAMPGVFKVITAKDVKGNNRINGLTFPSNKGDGWDRPILCDEKIFQYGDAYAMVCADTEEHAREAAKAIKVDLEVLPAYLNAMDAKADDAIEIHPGTPNVYYEQGIIKGDETSEIMKKCAFEVDGDFYLQRQPHLTMETDVGYGYYDENGVLCIHSKSIGIHIHHAMIVDGLGLEPEKLRLIQNNAGGTFGYKFSPTMESLIGVAVMATDRPVFLRYDMEQHITYTGKRSPFWMNMRYGADEKGQIKAMESEYYVDHGPYSEFGDLLTVRGVQFMGSPYGIENIRGKGYTVCTNHAWGSAFRGYGSPQAFLATEVLVDMLAEKMGMDPLDIREKNVNVCAETGGTFPSGQPFDAYPFPEMVRRIRPKYEEAKKKAKAESTDQVKRGVGISLGIYGCGLDGEDSSSAAVEMLPDGVRVYDAWEDHGQGADAGTRGTASKALEPLGLKPEQIKLYKNDTAKCPNSGPAGGSRSQVMTGNAIRVACEKLLHALKKDDGTYRTYDEMVAEKLPLKYEGTWTATMCSACDPVTGQGEPFPVYMYGLFMTEVAVEVATGKTAVEGMTLIGDVGTINNKEVVDGQLYGGMAQGIGLALTEDFEDIDRQRTIASCGVPYIKDIPDALTLDYVETPREHGPFGAAGCGELPLTAPHSSVINAIHDATGAWVTHLPATPEKVKAAMEELR; encoded by the coding sequence ATGTCGAAATTGAGCAAAAAGCGCATCGAGGTAAACGGCGTTCAGATGGACGTGGCGGCCGACGAGAACGAAATGCTGGTCAACGTCATCAGAAGACAGCTCGGACTCACCGGGACGAAGCTGGGATGCGGCAAGGGACAGTGTGGAGCCTGCAACGTCATAATGGACGGCAAGGTCGTAAGATCCTGCATAACCAAATGGAGTAAGGTCCCCGAATGCGCCGAGATACTGACTGTCGAGGGACTGGGCACTCCTACCGCACTTCACGCCATACAGTGGGCCTTCATAGCCAACGCCGCGGTTCAGTGCGGCTTCTGCACCCCTGGCTTCATCATGGCGGCCAAGGCGTTGCTGGACGAAAACCCCTCCCCCACCAGGGAAGAGGTCCGAGAATGGTTCCAAAAGACCCGAAACGTCTGCCGATGCACCGGCTACAGGCACATCGTCGATGCCGTCATGGAGGCTGCCGAGGTGCTAAGAGGCGAAAAGCCGATGACCGACTTCGCCAAAAAGCTCAACCCGGACGGGACCCTCTGGGGCTCCTCCTATCCCAGACCCAGCGCAGCCTTCAAGGTCACAGGCCTCTGGGATTTCGGCGACGACGCCAGGGACAAGCTGCCTGAAGGGGCACTCTACGCGGCCATAGCCCAGGCCGAGGTCTCCCACGCCAACATAAAATCCATAGATACCTCCGAGGCAGAGGCGATGCCGGGAGTCTTCAAGGTCATAACCGCCAAGGACGTCAAGGGGAACAACCGTATCAACGGCCTGACCTTCCCGAGCAACAAGGGAGACGGATGGGATCGCCCCATACTCTGCGACGAGAAGATCTTCCAGTACGGCGACGCCTACGCCATGGTCTGCGCCGACACGGAGGAACACGCCAGAGAGGCGGCCAAGGCGATAAAGGTCGACCTGGAGGTCCTTCCAGCCTACCTCAACGCCATGGACGCCAAGGCGGACGACGCCATAGAGATCCATCCGGGAACGCCCAACGTCTACTACGAGCAGGGGATAATCAAGGGCGACGAGACCTCGGAGATAATGAAAAAATGCGCCTTCGAGGTGGATGGAGATTTCTACCTACAGAGACAGCCCCACCTGACGATGGAGACCGACGTGGGATACGGCTACTACGACGAGAACGGAGTTCTCTGCATCCACTCGAAGAGCATCGGAATCCACATACATCACGCAATGATAGTGGACGGTCTTGGCCTCGAGCCGGAGAAACTCCGTCTCATACAGAACAACGCCGGCGGAACCTTCGGTTATAAGTTCAGCCCCACCATGGAATCCCTCATAGGCGTAGCGGTTATGGCCACGGACAGACCCGTTTTCCTGCGTTACGACATGGAGCAGCATATAACCTACACGGGGAAGAGATCGCCGTTCTGGATGAACATGCGCTACGGAGCGGACGAAAAGGGACAGATAAAGGCCATGGAGTCGGAATACTACGTGGACCACGGACCCTACTCCGAGTTCGGAGACCTTCTAACGGTCAGAGGGGTTCAGTTCATGGGATCCCCCTACGGTATAGAGAACATAAGGGGAAAGGGATACACCGTCTGCACCAACCACGCCTGGGGCTCGGCCTTCCGGGGATACGGATCTCCTCAGGCCTTCCTGGCGACGGAGGTCCTGGTGGACATGCTTGCGGAGAAGATGGGCATGGACCCCCTGGACATAAGGGAGAAAAACGTTAACGTCTGCGCCGAGACCGGCGGAACCTTCCCGTCGGGACAGCCCTTCGACGCCTATCCGTTCCCCGAGATGGTCCGACGGATACGCCCCAAATACGAGGAGGCCAAGAAGAAGGCCAAGGCCGAATCCACCGATCAGGTCAAGCGTGGCGTGGGAATCTCTCTGGGCATATACGGTTGCGGCCTGGACGGAGAGGACAGCAGCTCCGCCGCGGTGGAGATGCTCCCCGACGGGGTCAGAGTCTACGACGCCTGGGAGGATCACGGCCAGGGAGCGGACGCCGGGACCAGAGGCACCGCGTCCAAGGCGCTCGAGCCACTGGGGCTGAAACCGGAACAGATAAAGCTCTACAAAAACGACACGGCCAAGTGCCCAAACTCGGGACCTGCCGGAGGCAGCCGTTCCCAGGTTATGACCGGCAACGCCATAAGGGTGGCCTGCGAGAAACTCCTCCACGCCCTCAAAAAGGACGACGGCACCTACAGAACCTACGACGAGATGGTCGCTGAGAAGCTGCCCCTCAAGTACGAGGGAACCTGGACAGCCACCATGTGCTCCGCCTGCGATCCCGTCACAGGACAGGGAGAGCCCTTCCCGGTCTACATGTACGGCCTCTTCATGACCGAGGTCGCCGTGGAAGTCGCCACTGGGAAGACCGCCGTCGAGGGAATGACCCTTATAGGCGACGTGGGAACCATAAACAACAAGGAGGTCGTGGACGGACAGCTTTACGGAGGGATGGCCCAGGGCATAGGCCTGGCTCTCACGGAGGATTTCGAGGACATAGACAGACAGAGGACCATAGCCTCCTGCGGAGTGCCCTACATCAAGGACATACCGGACGCCCTGACGCTGGACTACGTCGAGACCCCGAGGGAACACGGTCCCTTCGGAGCCGCCGGATGCGGCGAGCTTCCTCTGACCGCACCTCACTCCTCGGTGATAAACGCCATCCACGACGCCACCGGAGCCTGGGTAACCCATCTGCCCGCAACCCCCGAAAAGGTGAAGGCAGCCATGGAGGAACTCCGTTAG
- a CDS encoding thiolase family protein: MGKPVILSACRTPGGKYGGSLSKKTAPDLGAIAIAEAIRRSGVSPDDLEEVIMGNGWQAGVGANPARIAMYRAGVPSSIPAFTVNKRCGSSVKTAMLIADRIRLGDIKAGVAGGMESASNVPYLLEGARWGYRMGDKTTLDGLHRDGFMCPLAGMMMGATGEILAEENSISREEQDGYALESHRKAVAAIESGAFREEIVPVTIKDRKKGEITVDTDEIPRGDTSLEKLAKLPPVFRKDGTISAGSSSALCDAGSAMVIADEDWARANGYEPLAEILGYSPGALDAEHMGLGPTVATPKALEMAGLKLEDMDLIELNEAFAVQVLAVHRNMPFDMDRCNVFGGAIALGHPIGATGAKLIATMIYGLRHRDQELGLVTACIGGGQGVAMVLKRL; encoded by the coding sequence ATGGGCAAACCGGTAATATTGAGCGCCTGTAGGACTCCCGGGGGAAAATACGGAGGTTCTCTTTCCAAGAAGACCGCTCCGGACCTGGGGGCCATAGCCATAGCCGAGGCGATAAGACGCTCCGGCGTATCACCGGACGACCTGGAAGAGGTGATAATGGGCAACGGATGGCAGGCGGGAGTGGGAGCCAACCCTGCCCGAATCGCCATGTATCGTGCCGGTGTTCCTTCGTCGATTCCGGCCTTCACGGTGAACAAGAGATGCGGTTCCAGCGTCAAGACCGCCATGCTGATAGCCGACAGGATCCGCCTGGGGGACATAAAGGCAGGGGTCGCCGGAGGGATGGAGAGCGCAAGCAACGTCCCCTACCTGCTGGAGGGAGCCAGATGGGGATACCGAATGGGAGACAAAACGACCCTGGACGGCCTCCACAGGGACGGATTCATGTGTCCTCTGGCTGGGATGATGATGGGAGCCACCGGGGAGATCCTGGCGGAGGAGAACTCCATATCCCGGGAGGAACAGGACGGCTACGCCCTGGAAAGCCACAGGAAAGCCGTGGCGGCCATAGAGTCGGGGGCCTTCAGAGAAGAGATAGTTCCCGTGACGATAAAGGACCGTAAAAAGGGCGAGATAACGGTGGACACCGACGAGATACCCAGGGGGGACACCTCTCTGGAAAAGCTGGCGAAACTGCCCCCGGTGTTCCGGAAGGACGGTACCATCTCGGCGGGCAGCAGCTCAGCCCTCTGCGACGCCGGAAGCGCCATGGTCATAGCCGACGAGGACTGGGCAAGGGCCAACGGCTACGAGCCTCTGGCGGAGATACTGGGTTACTCTCCCGGAGCGCTGGACGCGGAACACATGGGGCTTGGACCTACCGTAGCCACCCCGAAAGCCCTGGAGATGGCCGGGCTGAAATTGGAGGACATGGATCTGATAGAGCTGAACGAGGCCTTCGCGGTTCAGGTCCTGGCGGTACACCGAAACATGCCCTTCGACATGGACAGATGCAACGTCTTCGGAGGGGCCATAGCCCTGGGACACCCTATAGGCGCGACAGGGGCCAAGCTCATAGCTACCATGATCTACGGCCTCAGACACAGGGATCAGGAGCTCGGGCTGGTCACAGCATGCATAGGCGGCGGCCAGGGGGTCGCCATGGTGCTCAAACGTCTCTAG
- a CDS encoding 3-oxoacid CoA-transferase subunit B, with translation MLPVLDGELIRHRIARRIAMDLEDGSVVNLGIGIPTLVSDHIPEGVEVVFQTENGVVGAGPKPEKTDWRFIGAGGRCLTILPGGALVASDFSFGMIRGGHLDATVLGALQIDEDANLANWMVPGKMVPGMGGAMDLVSGARRVIVATTHVTKKGEPKIISKCTLPLTGANVVDTVVTEFALFRFMEGKLTLCEIAPEVTLEDIQEHTAASFAMVEDLPTMKGCDMEKEEREA, from the coding sequence ATGCTTCCCGTACTTGATGGAGAACTTATACGCCATCGAATAGCCCGACGGATCGCGATGGACCTGGAGGACGGCTCGGTCGTAAACCTGGGGATAGGAATTCCCACCCTGGTATCGGACCACATACCGGAAGGAGTCGAGGTCGTCTTTCAGACAGAGAACGGAGTGGTCGGAGCGGGACCTAAGCCGGAAAAGACAGACTGGCGTTTCATAGGCGCCGGAGGCAGATGTCTGACCATACTGCCAGGGGGCGCCCTGGTGGCCAGCGACTTCAGCTTCGGTATGATAAGAGGCGGCCATCTGGACGCCACAGTGCTGGGAGCCCTCCAGATAGACGAGGACGCCAACCTGGCCAACTGGATGGTGCCGGGCAAGATGGTGCCGGGAATGGGAGGAGCCATGGACCTGGTCTCGGGGGCCAGAAGGGTTATAGTAGCCACCACCCACGTAACCAAGAAGGGAGAGCCCAAGATAATATCCAAGTGTACCCTCCCCCTAACCGGAGCCAATGTGGTGGACACGGTGGTCACAGAGTTCGCCCTGTTCCGTTTTATGGAGGGGAAGCTGACCCTCTGCGAGATAGCACCGGAGGTCACACTCGAGGACATCCAGGAACACACGGCAGCCTCCTTCGCCATGGTGGAAGACCTGCCCACCATGAAGGGCTGCGACATGGAGAAAGAGGAGCGTGAAGCCTGA
- a CDS encoding CoA transferase subunit A — MPIKVVKPVMSPSEAVSSIEDGTSIMVGGFNYGGVPYTLVEALCEAGTKDLHLIANDTVYADDRHPDGVGHGSLVVNGQVSKVTASHIGLNKVTQKLYNEGKMELELVPQGTFVERIRAGGFGLGGFLTPTGVGTVVEEGKQVMEVQGKKYILELPLKADVALIKAHKADRYGNLTYFGTSRNFNPAMATAAELVIAEVDSVVEQGEIDPNDVVTPGILVDILVLKGDSYYASRT; from the coding sequence ATGCCGATAAAAGTGGTAAAACCGGTCATGTCGCCTTCCGAGGCGGTCTCCTCCATAGAGGACGGAACCTCGATCATGGTAGGAGGATTCAACTACGGAGGGGTCCCTTACACCCTTGTAGAGGCCCTCTGCGAAGCCGGTACCAAGGACCTGCATCTGATAGCCAACGATACGGTCTACGCCGACGACAGACACCCCGACGGCGTAGGACACGGTTCCCTGGTGGTGAACGGACAGGTATCCAAGGTGACGGCCTCCCATATAGGTCTCAACAAGGTAACCCAAAAGCTGTACAACGAGGGGAAGATGGAGCTGGAGCTCGTCCCTCAGGGAACCTTCGTCGAGAGGATAAGGGCCGGTGGATTCGGCCTAGGCGGATTCCTCACCCCTACAGGGGTAGGCACGGTCGTGGAGGAAGGCAAGCAGGTGATGGAGGTCCAGGGCAAAAAGTACATCCTGGAGCTGCCCTTGAAAGCCGACGTGGCACTTATAAAGGCCCACAAAGCGGACCGCTACGGAAACCTGACCTACTTCGGAACGAGCAGAAACTTCAATCCCGCCATGGCCACCGCGGCGGAACTGGTCATAGCGGAGGTGGACTCGGTGGTGGAACAGGGGGAGATCGACCCCAACGACGTGGTCACTCCGGGAATCCTTGTGGATATTCTAGTGCTGAAGGGGGACTCCTACTATGCTTCCCGTACTTGA
- a CDS encoding TRAP transporter permease, with product MSEEILKNPLPVEEPDSKKRTLTGWQYTLVAGLALAASSFHLYTAAFGLFAAMYQRSVHWLFMGVILFLIYPASKNRPKDRIDPMDWVLAILLSIGCLNILLNWQEIAIRQGAPIASDVYLGVIMVVLVIEGTRRAMGWPLPIMAIISLLYAFFGPYFPGILAHGGIPIGELAPFQYLRTDGIFGVPLGVSASFIFLFVLFGAFLSTSGAGQFFIDLAVALTGRSQGGPGKAAVVSSALMGTVSGSSCANTVTTGAFTIPLMKQSGYSSEFAGAIVAAASTGGQVMPPVMGAAAFIMAQFLGISYWEIVVAAAIPATLYFVSIMAMVHFRAGKIGMKRLSGEDLPKAGKVLKEGWHLLIPIITLIAFLATGYSPVKAVFWSIVFLIGCSWLGKKEHRMTPGRILQAMIDGAIGAVDVAAACACSGIVIGVIGITGVGLAFSSFVLSLSHGILPFALMLTMVGSIILGMGVPTTAQYIITSTLAAPALAEMGVPMMAAHLFCLYFGVLADVTPPVALATYAASGIAKSNPMKTGFTALVVAVAGFLVPYMFVYNHYLLFQGNIFQIAIGCGSAFLCIIGLASGVQGYFLTHINIVERAALLATPFLIIAPYMTANLVAVGLMVAVFMFQKLKLTRAAQLSSDG from the coding sequence ATGAGCGAAGAAATCCTTAAAAACCCGCTTCCGGTGGAGGAACCGGACTCCAAAAAACGGACCCTCACGGGATGGCAATACACGCTGGTGGCGGGGCTGGCCTTGGCCGCTTCGTCCTTTCATCTCTACACCGCCGCCTTCGGGCTTTTCGCCGCCATGTACCAGCGCAGCGTTCACTGGCTTTTCATGGGCGTCATACTGTTTCTGATATACCCGGCATCCAAAAACCGACCTAAAGACCGCATAGACCCTATGGACTGGGTCCTGGCGATCCTGCTCTCGATAGGTTGTCTCAACATATTGCTGAACTGGCAGGAGATAGCCATCAGACAAGGGGCCCCCATAGCCTCCGACGTCTATCTTGGAGTGATAATGGTGGTCCTCGTCATAGAGGGGACCAGGAGAGCCATGGGATGGCCGCTTCCGATAATGGCGATCATATCGTTGCTCTATGCGTTCTTCGGTCCCTATTTCCCCGGGATACTGGCCCACGGAGGGATCCCCATAGGGGAGCTGGCTCCCTTCCAGTACCTCAGGACCGACGGGATATTCGGGGTGCCTCTGGGGGTCTCGGCCAGCTTCATCTTCCTCTTCGTGCTCTTCGGGGCCTTCCTGAGCACGTCCGGAGCAGGACAGTTCTTCATAGATCTGGCCGTCGCTCTGACCGGACGCAGTCAGGGAGGGCCGGGAAAGGCGGCGGTGGTCTCCAGCGCCCTCATGGGAACGGTATCCGGGAGCTCCTGCGCCAACACGGTCACAACGGGGGCATTCACCATCCCATTGATGAAGCAATCGGGCTACAGCAGCGAGTTCGCCGGTGCCATAGTGGCGGCGGCCTCGACGGGAGGACAGGTAATGCCCCCTGTAATGGGAGCGGCGGCATTCATAATGGCCCAATTCCTCGGCATATCCTACTGGGAGATCGTCGTGGCAGCGGCCATACCGGCCACACTGTACTTCGTCTCCATAATGGCAATGGTCCACTTCAGGGCCGGCAAGATCGGCATGAAACGTCTTAGCGGAGAGGACCTCCCCAAGGCCGGCAAAGTCCTCAAAGAGGGATGGCATCTGCTGATCCCCATAATCACCTTGATAGCGTTCCTCGCCACCGGTTACTCGCCGGTGAAGGCGGTCTTCTGGTCCATAGTCTTTTTGATCGGTTGCTCATGGCTCGGCAAAAAGGAACACCGCATGACCCCTGGAAGGATACTCCAGGCAATGATAGACGGCGCCATAGGAGCGGTTGACGTGGCAGCGGCATGCGCCTGTTCTGGGATAGTCATAGGGGTGATAGGGATCACCGGAGTAGGACTGGCCTTCTCATCCTTCGTCCTCAGCCTATCCCACGGCATACTGCCTTTTGCTCTGATGCTCACCATGGTCGGATCGATAATACTCGGAATGGGAGTTCCCACCACGGCTCAGTACATCATAACCTCGACCCTGGCGGCTCCCGCCCTGGCGGAGATGGGCGTTCCCATGATGGCGGCTCACCTCTTCTGCCTCTACTTCGGGGTTTTGGCGGACGTGACTCCTCCCGTGGCCCTGGCCACCTATGCGGCCTCCGGTATAGCGAAGTCGAACCCGATGAAGACCGGCTTCACCGCTCTGGTAGTCGCGGTGGCGGGATTCCTCGTTCCATATATGTTCGTGTATAACCACTATCTCCTGTTCCAGGGCAACATCTTCCAGATAGCCATAGGCTGCGGCTCGGCCTTCCTGTGCATCATCGGCCTGGCCTCCGGAGTTCAGGGCTACTTCCTGACCCACATAAACATCGTGGAGAGAGCCGCCCTGTTAGCGACGCCGTTTTTGATAATAGCTCCCTACATGACCGCCAATCTGGTAGCGGTTGGGCTCATGGTAGCGGTGTTCATGTTCCAGAAACTCAAGCTAACGAGAGCTGCCCAGCTGTCGTCCGACGGATAA
- a CDS encoding TAXI family TRAP transporter solute-binding subunit, producing MKRKAIALALLFAVALTGTAMAKTFITIGSGGVGGTYYPLGGSMAEVLTKADIDVKATSRSTAASKENCRLVASGRAQIGMTMGSTLYQAFTGTEAFEKDGKLPLEILFNMYPAPEHLVTTNRTGITTFEDLKGKRVSIGAPGSGNQVLARMILAAAGIDPEKDFSMQQLTQPEAAMALKDGNLDAVFWNFAAPGSAVLEVAAVRDVVLIPLPEDLVKKVVEENSFLFPYTIKKEVYPGQPEDVLTVADGNYLVVKKGMDEKLGYDLTKTLIDNRKAFMQVTQQAVHFAPEEASVGIIPFTPGAVKFFKEKGIEID from the coding sequence ATGAAGAGAAAGGCTATAGCACTTGCCCTGTTGTTCGCGGTGGCCCTGACCGGCACCGCCATGGCGAAGACGTTCATAACCATAGGATCCGGAGGGGTCGGAGGTACCTACTACCCCCTGGGAGGCTCTATGGCCGAGGTACTGACCAAGGCGGACATAGACGTCAAGGCTACATCCCGGTCCACCGCGGCATCGAAGGAAAACTGCCGCCTGGTCGCATCGGGCAGAGCCCAGATAGGCATGACCATGGGGTCCACCCTCTACCAGGCCTTCACCGGCACTGAGGCCTTCGAGAAGGACGGCAAGCTTCCCCTGGAGATCCTCTTCAACATGTATCCCGCCCCGGAACATCTCGTCACCACCAACAGGACCGGGATCACCACCTTTGAGGATCTCAAGGGTAAAAGGGTCTCCATAGGAGCCCCCGGAAGCGGCAACCAGGTACTGGCCAGGATGATACTGGCAGCCGCAGGAATAGATCCGGAGAAGGACTTCTCCATGCAGCAGCTGACCCAGCCGGAAGCCGCCATGGCCCTCAAGGACGGCAATCTGGACGCGGTGTTCTGGAACTTCGCCGCTCCTGGATCGGCGGTCCTCGAGGTCGCGGCGGTTCGCGACGTCGTCCTCATCCCCCTTCCGGAGGACCTTGTGAAAAAGGTCGTGGAGGAGAACTCCTTCCTCTTTCCCTACACCATAAAGAAAGAAGTCTACCCCGGCCAGCCGGAGGATGTCCTCACCGTGGCAGACGGCAACTACCTGGTCGTCAAGAAGGGGATGGACGAGAAGCTCGGCTACGACCTCACCAAGACCCTCATAGACAACAGGAAAGCCTTCATGCAGGTCACACAGCAGGCGGTCCATTTCGCCCCTGAAGAGGCCAGCGTGGGAATAATCCCCTTCACCCCGGGAGCGGTGAAATTCTTCAAGGAGAAGGGCATCGAGATCGACTAA